Genomic DNA from Theileria equi strain WA chromosome 4 map unlocalized gcontig_1105316255033, whole genome shotgun sequence:
GATGAGCCATCATATGTTGTTTTTGATTCCGGAACGTCTTTGAATAGTGTACCTAGCAAGGATTATCGCGTTTTCATGGATCATCTTCCATACGGGGTATGttcattttccaaatagATTATTTTTTAGGTATGCTCTAAGAACATTTCCGATGATTTAACGATAACATATGTATTGGTATGAAACTTTATTAAAATAGTCATCAATATTATAGAATGGTCAAGAGATAAAATTGACGCCGGAGCAATACATGTTGGTGAATAAGGATGATTGTATTCCAGCGTTTATGCAATTGGATGTCCCATCAGAGTTTGGCCATGCCTATATTCTCGGTTCAAACGCATTTATGCGCCATTATTTCACTGTATTCAGAAGAGGAAACGGCAAAGATATTCCATCAATGGTAGGCCATACACACTTTAAATTGGAATTTTATAGGTTGGGATCGCTCCGTCTAGAcatgatgaagaagtaTCTAAAAAAGTGAAAAAAATCATAAAGGAAAGTATTTAAGtgtcatcttcatcaactAAAGTTTTGTATGGCTCAGGTGTATAGCCCCTTTCTCCAGTTGTCCACACTTGTTTGAATTTATCCTTGTCCGATTCGCACATTGGACATTTAAATGACTcattttgtttaaaatcatcatattctttaTTATACAAGGTGTGTTCATTGTGGGAAATGAGAGGGTGTGAGAAAATAGTATAGTCGCAGTTGGAGCAGACAATTTGCACGAATGGTTGAGTCTTGCTGATTCTGTAAAAGcttgtttgtttttgatGTTCAGTGAGTGGAACGTCAGGATTATAGCCTGGCATTTTTGTGTAAATTCTTAAGCCAGATCCACGCTTGACTAATTCTGTAACTAGATCACGGTCAGATTCCTTGAAAAGTGCATCGTCCCCAAACAGGGGCAAATCATCAATCTCCTTTTTTGAAGCATTTTCTAGATCTTTCTCTCTTAGAGATTCGTTTAATGAGATCCTAAATGTGTGAGATTTAGAATTTTTATTAGATATATATTCGTTTAGCATTGAAAATGAATCTTGATAACTTTGTCCAGTGAATACCAGTTTTGGTAATTTAGGATTTGTAAAACTGTCATTagcatttttaatatttgcAATAGCGGTGATAGTGGTATCTAAACAGAGCTCAAATTGCCAAATTAAATGATCATAGTGAgataaaaaatatactaCATCGGTCATCAACTGTTTTTGGCTAACCAAATATCCCTTTGGtggaacatttttgtgCATGTTTTCAGTAGTCTCTTCCATTTCATTGGAGATATCGTTATTATTCTGACTATCAAGGGCTTTTTTGCGTAATTTGCGTTGGTGGACCAGTTTACCAAATTCAAATTCCTGTTTcacattttttaaaaacaaCTTTGATAACTCCTCAGCGGACAAATCTTCGTATGGCTCTAATTCCTTTTTAACGATATCGATATATTTTTTTACAGTTGCTTCATCAGTGGGTGAAAACTGATCCTCATCACCTCTTTCTATTTTaattatcattttcaacGCCTCTGATGCACCAGGAGGGAAATAGTTGGGATCATCTTCTGGATTAACATAATGTTCTCGTGGAGAGGGCTTCCCACCACCAATCAGTAGGATTGTTTGTGGTAGACATACAGGATTATTGGCAACATTTATTTTAAACTTATCCTTCAATCTGTTTCTACGATCGGCTTCAGAAAGTTCCCAATTGGCCATATCTCTGCAAAGGAAACGTAGTTGGTCATATCTACATTTAGTCATAAATCCATATTTTGGTATGCATGAGATATTCTCAAATTTCTGGTTTGATCCCATAATTGGATGAATTATTTTCTCTTTAACATAATTTATTCTTTCTTCGATTATATTATAATATATGTCGCTACAAACCATCTCATCTAGTTTTAATAAGTCAATCCCTGATGAGGGATAGTCCTGTATTGTCATTTCTCCATTATAAAAAGTTAAAAACCACGCGCATTTTAGCATAGATTTAGCCGCTTCTTCGATTTGTGACTCTGAAAATTTGAGCATATATTCACtatcatttccaaaaagATCTATTAGTTGTTTTTTCCGTTCCTTGAACGAGTCATCAGATCCAAACATTGGGGGTGGTTTCGGAGGATTttcttttgcaaattcTACCAATtttttatccaaatgtTTATTTACTTCTACTCTATATAGTTGGTACTTAAGTGATGATAAGGCTTCTGCAGGACTTATATTTTCTTGCTTATACAAATCATGCACCGATGAAATTATCGGGATATCAGTATCATCTCCTTTGTTAACCAACATATCATTTATTAGTAACAAGATATCTGCCTGAGAACGCACTTTTGTTTTTGATAGCACAGAGTTCAAACTTGACGATATCATCTGTTCCTTAATCTTTAAACGGTTACAAATAAAGTCATTTATTGATTCCAACTTTGCGATATTCAACGTAATTCCCTGATTCTTTAGAAGTTCGAACAATTCAACCAAAAGTTTGTAGGGTTCCTTTTTCAATTCAGGTATGTTTATTCTGTTTAATTTTGAATTTTAGAATTGTAGACATACcctcttcttttcatttcttcatctacaTCACTGTTTTTACATATTATGTCTAACACATCCGAAGCGAGGTCCTGCATTTATTATAGTTTACTAGTTTTAGAAAAATCGTGCAAAATTTTTTGGTATATATCGCAGAATCACCATACCTTTGTATTCGTTGGATTCGGGGTTGTTTTGAAGAACTTAAAAATACATTTCCAGGCGGAGGCCATTGAAAAAATTGGATGAAAGTGGCTGAATATGTGTTAGTTATATATATAGTCGCAAAGGTACCCATGATGAAGTGCAGAGGAGTGATAAGGGCTCGGATAGACATTATATAGTCCAGGTGTTATAAATCCAGGGCTTCCATGGATATTATACTTCATTATGAATTAATAGACTACATTGATTTAAATCTCTTACAAACTACTCGTGGTTCCTAGGTCAACACATGAGGAACATTCGTTCCAGACACCACATTGTAGCACAACCAGAAGAGGGAATAGCAACGTTGTTCACATATTTTGTGTTCAACTCTATATATTCTAGCCCTTTAGTATGATTACATGGGATTTTAAGATATTCATACGCTAACATTTTTGCGAAAAGTGATTATTTTTCGGTTGAGCGTGATATAATTTATATCACGCTCTTTTCCCTAAGAGGGGGCCATTAAAAGTTGCAATATTTTCTGTATTATAATTTTCAGTGTGATAATATACTTACTTTTCAAATGTGTTCATTTTTTCGTACATTTAAAATCACTCTGGACTCCCCTTTACGTACAGTTATTTAAAGTTGCAATTTGTAGAAAATTGTAGTATATCTATTGTTTTGTACCAATTTAAATCCAGTTTGGACCGTTTTGTGAAATATATTTGTCTTCAGTTATATTTAACGTTGATAGCGGGAATTACACTGTCGTAGTATATTTCCGTTTTTGTGAAGTACTTCGTCTAATCTGTCGTATAATTTAGTCCGGCATTATAAATGAATCGTCTGATGAGATTTTTAATTACAACATAGTCAAGCAGATAAAATATGGCAACCCGCAATATAAAGTCCTTCTATGGTTTAGGTTCAAATGACTAAAATGGATCATTGTTATACACCATGTAATGGTAATAACGTAGGTTCTTCTGTTAAATGCACATATTCCAAG
This window encodes:
- a CDS encoding hypothetical protein (encoded by transcript BEWA_015000A) codes for the protein MQDLASDVLDIICKNSDVDEEMKRRGINIPELKKEPYKLLVELFELLKNQGITLNIAKLESINDFICNRLKIKEQMISSSLNSVLSKTKVRSQADILLLINDMLVNKGDDTDIPIISSVHDLYKQENISPAEALSSLKYQLYRVEVNKHLDKKLVEFAKENPPKPPPMFGSDDSFKERKKQLIDLFGNDSEYMLKFSESQIEEAAKSMLKCAWFLTFYNGEMTIQDYPSSGIDLLKLDEMVCSDIYYNIIEERINYVKEKIIHPIMGSNQKFENISCIPKYGFMTKCRYDQLRFLCRDMANWELSEADRRNRLKDKFKINVANNPVCLPQTILLIGGGKPSPREHYVNPEDDPNYFPPGASEALKMIIKIERGDEDQFSPTDEATVKKYIDIVKKELEPYEDLSAEELSKLFLKNVKQEFEFGKLVHQRKLRKKALDSQNNNDISNEMEETTENMHKNVPPKGYLVSQKQLMTDVVYFLSHYDHLIWQFELCLDTTITAIANIKNANDSFTNPKLPKLVFTGQSYQDSFSMLNEYISNKNSKSHTFRISLNESLREKDLENASKKEIDDLPLFGDDALFKESDRDLVTELVKRGSGLRIYTKMPGYNPDVPLTEHQKQTSFYRISKTQPFVQIVCSNCDYTIFSHPLISHNEHTLYNKEYDDFKQNESFKCPMCESDKDKFKQVWTTGERGYTPEPYKTLVDEDDT